A region of Kribbella sp. NBC_01245 DNA encodes the following proteins:
- a CDS encoding VOC family protein, with translation MKLLFELRPVEHLDASVDYYRDLGLVPMSWPDDDTVLLGSDRSERPTLMLVRDPVESALRSGAIYEVGDVDAFYTEHRGLDWLVPPSDRSTGRYAVFADRTGAAVRLLDYRPYEQRIRDLTPPALAAVS, from the coding sequence GTGAAGCTGTTGTTCGAGCTCCGTCCGGTCGAACACCTCGACGCCAGTGTGGACTACTACCGTGACCTCGGTCTGGTGCCGATGAGCTGGCCGGACGACGATACGGTTTTGCTCGGCTCGGATCGTTCGGAACGACCCACGCTGATGCTGGTGCGCGACCCGGTCGAATCCGCGTTGCGGTCGGGCGCGATCTACGAGGTCGGCGATGTGGACGCCTTCTACACCGAGCACCGTGGTCTCGATTGGCTGGTGCCGCCGTCCGACCGCTCGACCGGCCGGTATGCCGTGTTCGCCGATCGGACCGGTGCCGCCGTACGTCTGCTCGACTATCGCCCGTACGAGCAGCGCATCCGAGACCTGACCCCTCCCGCGTTAGCCGCCGTCAGCTAA
- a CDS encoding Hsp20/alpha crystallin family protein codes for MLMRTDPFREFDRLAQQVLGAAAPGTWSRPSPMPMDAYRSGDEFVVVFDLPGVSPDAIDLDVERNVLTVKAERRPIEVPDDVEMQVAERPLGVFSRQLFLGDTLDADRIEAHYDTGVLTLRIPIAEKAKPRKIAVGSAGTERQQISS; via the coding sequence ATGTTGATGCGCACTGACCCGTTCCGTGAGTTCGACCGGCTGGCCCAGCAGGTCCTCGGCGCCGCCGCGCCAGGCACGTGGTCACGGCCGAGCCCGATGCCGATGGACGCTTACCGCAGTGGTGACGAGTTCGTCGTGGTGTTCGATCTGCCCGGGGTGAGCCCGGACGCGATCGACCTGGACGTCGAGCGCAACGTGCTCACCGTGAAGGCGGAGCGCCGCCCGATCGAGGTCCCCGACGACGTCGAGATGCAGGTCGCCGAACGGCCGCTGGGCGTGTTCTCGCGCCAACTGTTCCTCGGTGACACGCTCGACGCCGACCGGATCGAGGCTCACTACGACACCGGCGTGCTGACCCTGCGAATCCCGATCGCCGAGAAGGCCAAGCCGCGCAAGATCGCCGTCGGTTCGGCCGGTACCGAGCGGCAGCAGATCAGCTCCTGA